One Rosa chinensis cultivar Old Blush chromosome 5, RchiOBHm-V2, whole genome shotgun sequence genomic region harbors:
- the LOC112166993 gene encoding nuclear transcription factor Y subunit C-2 isoform X2 encodes MQQQQQQQQQPVVGVVAGSGQMSYAPPSYQTAPMVASGPPAVAIPSPTQPPPTFSNSPHQIAYQQAQHFHSQQQQQQQQQLQVFWGNQMQDIEQTTDFKNHSLPLARIKKIMKADEDVRMISAEAPVIFAKACEIFILELTLRSWIHTEENKRRTLQKNDIAAAISRTDVFDFLVDIIPRDELKEEGLGVTKANIPVVGSAADVPYYYVPPQHPVGAPGMIVGKPVDQATMYGAQQPRPPMAFMPWAQSQPQQPLPQQQQQTQQQQTDN; translated from the exons ATG cagcagcagcagcaacaacaacagcagCCTGTGGTTGGTGTTGTGGCCGGTTCTGGTCAGATGTCTTATGCTCCTCCATCCTATCAAACTGCTCCGATGGTGGCTTCTGGACCTCCTGCTGTGGCCATCCCTTCCCCAACACAGCCACCCCCGACATTCTCTAATTCCCCACATCAGATAGCCTACCAGCAAGCCCAGCACTTCCACAgccaacagcagcagcagcaacaacagcAGCTTCAGGTGTTCTGGGGCAACCAAATGCAAGACATTGAGCAAACAACTGACTTCAAGAATCACAGCCTTCCACTTGCTAGAATTAAGAAAATCATGAAAGCTGATGAGGATGTCCGAATGATATCAGCTGAGGCTCCAGTGATATTTGCAAAGGCATGTGAAATATTCATCTTGGAGCTGACTTTGCGCTCATGGATTCACACAGAAGAGAACAAGAGGAGAACATTACAAAAGAATGATATTGCAGCTGCTATTTCAAGGACTGATGTGTTCGATTTTCTGGTTGATATTATCCCAAGAGATGAGTTGAAAGAGGAGGGACTTGGAGTGACCAAGGCCAACATCCCTGTGGTGGGTTCTGCGGCAGATGTTCCATACTACTATGTTCCACCACAGCATCCTGTTGGTGCTCCTGGGATGATCGTGGGGAAGCCAGTGGATCAAGCAACAATGTATGGTGCTCAACAGCCTCGGCCACCTATGGCTTTCATGCCCTGGGCTCAGTCCCAACCTCAACAGCCGCTGCCacagcagcaacaacaaacccAACAGCAGCAGACAGACAATTAG
- the LOC112166993 gene encoding nuclear transcription factor Y subunit C-2 isoform X1 yields MDHSEQTQQQQQQQQQQQPVVGVVAGSGQMSYAPPSYQTAPMVASGPPAVAIPSPTQPPPTFSNSPHQIAYQQAQHFHSQQQQQQQQQLQVFWGNQMQDIEQTTDFKNHSLPLARIKKIMKADEDVRMISAEAPVIFAKACEIFILELTLRSWIHTEENKRRTLQKNDIAAAISRTDVFDFLVDIIPRDELKEEGLGVTKANIPVVGSAADVPYYYVPPQHPVGAPGMIVGKPVDQATMYGAQQPRPPMAFMPWAQSQPQQPLPQQQQQTQQQQTDN; encoded by the coding sequence ATGGATCACTCGGAACAAacacaacagcagcagcagcagcaacaacaacagcagCCTGTGGTTGGTGTTGTGGCCGGTTCTGGTCAGATGTCTTATGCTCCTCCATCCTATCAAACTGCTCCGATGGTGGCTTCTGGACCTCCTGCTGTGGCCATCCCTTCCCCAACACAGCCACCCCCGACATTCTCTAATTCCCCACATCAGATAGCCTACCAGCAAGCCCAGCACTTCCACAgccaacagcagcagcagcaacaacagcAGCTTCAGGTGTTCTGGGGCAACCAAATGCAAGACATTGAGCAAACAACTGACTTCAAGAATCACAGCCTTCCACTTGCTAGAATTAAGAAAATCATGAAAGCTGATGAGGATGTCCGAATGATATCAGCTGAGGCTCCAGTGATATTTGCAAAGGCATGTGAAATATTCATCTTGGAGCTGACTTTGCGCTCATGGATTCACACAGAAGAGAACAAGAGGAGAACATTACAAAAGAATGATATTGCAGCTGCTATTTCAAGGACTGATGTGTTCGATTTTCTGGTTGATATTATCCCAAGAGATGAGTTGAAAGAGGAGGGACTTGGAGTGACCAAGGCCAACATCCCTGTGGTGGGTTCTGCGGCAGATGTTCCATACTACTATGTTCCACCACAGCATCCTGTTGGTGCTCCTGGGATGATCGTGGGGAAGCCAGTGGATCAAGCAACAATGTATGGTGCTCAACAGCCTCGGCCACCTATGGCTTTCATGCCCTGGGCTCAGTCCCAACCTCAACAGCCGCTGCCacagcagcaacaacaaacccAACAGCAGCAGACAGACAATTAG